Proteins found in one Clostridium kluyveri DSM 555 genomic segment:
- a CDS encoding DUF503 domain-containing protein translates to MKILFMKITLRASWVHSLKEKRMIVKSITQKLKNKFNISVSEIAKQDTHKTIIIGIAGICATMAQADSTMENIITFIENNTDAEIIHIEKEELKI, encoded by the coding sequence ATGAAAATTTTGTTTATGAAAATTACTTTAAGAGCCTCCTGGGTACATTCACTAAAAGAAAAGAGAATGATTGTAAAAAGTATAACTCAAAAACTAAAAAATAAATTCAATATATCCGTATCAGAAATTGCCAAACAGGATACTCATAAAACCATAATTATAGGCATTGCAGGAATATGTGCAACTATGGCTCAGGCAGATTCTACCATGGAAAATATTATAACTTTCATAGAAAATAACACTGATGCTGAGATAATTCATATTGAAAAAGAAGAACTTAAAATATAA
- the mmuM gene encoding homocysteine S-methyltransferase yields MNPLKHILKDFKVIILDGALATELEKIGCNIDDSLWSAKILYEDPKIIEGVHYDYFVSGADCAITSSYQATIRGFMEKGFKEDEAIELIRLSVQVAKKARDRFWKNPLNRINRPKPLIAGSIGPYGAYLADGSEYIGHYNISEEELMEFHRPRMKILIEEGVDILACETIPSLVEAQAILKLLEEFPSVCSWISFSAKDELNISEGTSLAKCAKYLDSNRQVAAIGVNCTPPKYINSLIEQISKNSSKPIIVYPNSGEEYDGITKTWHGDSSSKAFSCSAKEWFDGGARLIGGCCRTTPEDIKSTCKVLKNNL; encoded by the coding sequence ATGAATCCACTAAAACATATTTTAAAAGATTTTAAAGTTATTATTTTAGATGGTGCTCTCGCCACAGAACTTGAAAAAATAGGCTGTAATATAGATGATTCCCTATGGTCAGCAAAAATACTTTATGAAGATCCCAAAATAATAGAAGGTGTACATTATGACTACTTTGTATCAGGAGCAGATTGTGCTATTACCTCGAGTTACCAGGCTACTATTCGTGGTTTTATGGAAAAAGGCTTTAAAGAAGATGAAGCCATAGAACTTATAAGGCTTTCTGTACAAGTAGCAAAAAAAGCACGAGATAGATTCTGGAAAAATCCCTTAAATAGAATAAACAGACCCAAACCGCTAATTGCAGGTTCAATAGGTCCCTATGGAGCCTATCTCGCAGATGGTTCTGAATATATAGGCCATTACAATATTTCCGAAGAAGAATTAATGGAATTTCACAGACCCAGAATGAAAATTTTAATAGAAGAAGGAGTTGATATTCTGGCCTGCGAAACAATTCCAAGCCTTGTAGAAGCTCAAGCCATTTTAAAACTACTGGAAGAATTCCCTTCAGTTTGCAGTTGGATAAGTTTTAGTGCCAAAGATGAATTAAATATAAGTGAGGGAACCTCTCTAGCTAAGTGTGCCAAATATCTGGATTCAAACCGCCAAGTGGCTGCCATTGGAGTAAATTGTACTCCACCTAAGTACATAAATTCATTGATTGAACAAATTTCAAAAAATTCTTCAAAGCCCATAATAGTGTATCCAAATTCCGGAGAAGAATATGATGGTATCACCAAGACCTGGCATGGAGACTCCTCCAGCAAAGCTTTCAGCTGCAGTGCCAAAGAATGGTTTGATGGAGGAGCCAGACTTATAGGCGGCTGCTGCAGAACAACTCCTGAGGATATTAAATCTACCTGCAAAGTTCTTAAAAACAACCTTTAA
- a CDS encoding SGNH/GDSL hydrolase family protein gives MGEKIFIIVFIVLFCVIFPMSSWVKTNFPVNTSYEEKTTKKQISYREYGYNIEGSLYKYKNALKNVNRKRVKIYCIGESNTRGEYSSDEINKSWVGVMKSLLQNQYGNAGEGFISVYEGALPEGTKPRWTLGSGWSVSGASKEFTSNVGGFGGCFAISSGNKSPLTLKFIGTDLELLYSRAKDGGTADIVIDGKKVGIINCLGQSVTFSNKVHYSGLNDEKHELRVIPSTNSNIFIEGAVASSSKMGVQIDKIAISSKMASYFEGNFTKEVWNASQKPDLVLLSFGLNEAGNGVSFKEYKESMIELVSYWQKRGSDVCLVSNQKPADSWTNNWPDYIKVLYEIADEYNVGVIDIYKAYFEDYTAAQKLGLFGVDKNDYSGNSGKNTAHPSDKGYEYIGEVIYENLKL, from the coding sequence ATGGGAGAAAAAATATTTATTATTGTTTTCATAGTTTTATTTTGTGTGATTTTTCCTATGAGTTCATGGGTGAAAACCAATTTTCCAGTTAACACTAGCTATGAAGAAAAAACAACCAAGAAACAGATAAGCTATAGAGAATATGGATATAATATAGAAGGCAGTCTGTATAAATATAAAAATGCATTAAAAAATGTCAATAGAAAAAGGGTAAAGATATACTGCATAGGTGAATCCAATACAAGAGGGGAATATTCCAGCGATGAGATAAACAAGTCCTGGGTAGGTGTAATGAAATCATTATTACAAAACCAATATGGAAATGCAGGAGAAGGATTTATTAGTGTTTATGAAGGCGCCTTGCCTGAAGGAACTAAGCCAAGGTGGACACTGGGTAGTGGATGGAGTGTCTCTGGTGCATCTAAAGAATTCACATCTAATGTAGGAGGTTTTGGAGGATGTTTCGCAATTTCTTCTGGGAATAAATCCCCTTTGACTTTAAAATTTATTGGAACAGATTTGGAATTATTATACTCCAGAGCAAAGGATGGGGGTACAGCAGACATAGTAATAGATGGTAAAAAAGTAGGAATTATAAATTGTTTAGGACAATCAGTAACTTTTTCAAATAAAGTTCATTATTCTGGTTTAAATGATGAAAAACATGAATTGAGGGTAATTCCAAGTACAAATTCAAATATTTTTATAGAGGGTGCAGTTGCTTCATCCAGCAAAATGGGAGTTCAAATTGATAAAATAGCAATTTCCAGTAAAATGGCAAGTTATTTTGAAGGAAATTTCACAAAAGAGGTGTGGAATGCTTCCCAGAAACCGGATCTGGTACTTTTATCTTTTGGACTTAATGAAGCGGGAAATGGAGTTTCTTTTAAAGAGTATAAGGAAAGTATGATAGAGTTAGTGAGCTATTGGCAGAAAAGAGGAAGTGATGTATGCCTGGTGTCAAACCAAAAGCCTGCAGATTCATGGACAAATAATTGGCCAGATTACATAAAAGTATTGTATGAAATAGCAGATGAATATAATGTAGGTGTTATAGATATTTACAAGGCTTATTTTGAAGATTATACTGCTGCACAAAAATTAGGACTATTTGGAGTGGATAAGAATGACTATTCTGGAAATAGCGGAAAAAACACGGCCCACCCCAGTGACAAAGGATATGAATATATTGGAGAGGTTATTTATGAAAATTTGAAACTGTAA